The Marinobacter halotolerans genome includes a window with the following:
- a CDS encoding outer membrane lipoprotein-sorting protein, with the protein MNDSPRSKCALPARTKTERFFWNITRKPRLVTLVSILLLLVMAAGLMNLVKDTSVKAFIPSDHPSRITDRNITDTFGLTDTVAVAMISRDGSTVFTPQALATQKQLAERIADLENIREDRVNSLATKSSIRGDNGAVLVDEYIPYGSLSDADARDAQARWQNMPQHQGTLVNSDGTAAIVMAEMLDIYQAKATYDAIQFIIGDLEVPGFEFHVAGPGAVSGLMSAYIDQDARRMQPFVFVLVVSFIFIAFRRFGALPGPVFVVLGATGGAMGLMAWLGVPYYAITNALPVIIIAIAVADTIHILSAYYQRQARAPEAPTRELVIGAMVEMLRPVTLTTLTTIAGFIGIAAVSIMPPITAFAWFAALGVFLAWLFSVLTLPNLLVLMKPAPSPSFRNWTQNRPSGTGRLLGQCGALAAKNPVAVIGVFLIMAVVAVNGALKVTFDRSQVDNFKADADIRIADEVINNTFAGTAFLNIMVEADQADGLINVQRMQKIIDLQQFAERQPHVQKTVAITDYISQLHKAIETLPASEERLLPESDNAIAQYLLIYEVSGDPTELEEDIDTLYQKALVRVALNEPHFSKNRQTVEAIQQYIDTQFNEPGFTASLGGDVNTTYHWMKSLQESHLTGVTVSLLLVFLAATFMFRSLGAGLVSVLPVCFALLVLYACMGYTGVYLEPATSMFAAIALGVGVDFAIHLVDKLKEALRMHNGDITAAVDQALPPVARACFFNSAALGLGFAVLTLSELPTLQRFGGLIAVATFTSFLAALLLVPALFAAVSSARRSSYVAAATAAIMAAVIGFIAYPNNASAAEAYDGATIAQKVADRKEGPAARRILDITLTDRRDQVRERQALVLKLNQDEARLTRITYLEPRSVEGVSFLSHDFHKAATEDDRWLFVPATRRARRLPASARGDYFLGTDFTYEDIQSELKFNMNDYHFEYQGVETLEGRELQVISGKPRTEDIARQLGYGAFKARVDESNWMPVTVEFSDPDLEALKTIRVHQVETIDGIVTATRIEAINHQTGHSTVFALRDASHPDTLPGNIFQPSGLTRGLPSSVLK; encoded by the coding sequence ATGAACGACTCCCCGCGCTCAAAGTGCGCGCTGCCTGCGCGTACGAAAACCGAACGTTTCTTCTGGAATATCACCCGCAAGCCACGGCTTGTTACTCTTGTCTCTATTCTGCTCTTGCTGGTGATGGCTGCCGGGCTGATGAACCTGGTCAAAGACACGTCGGTCAAAGCCTTTATCCCGTCAGACCACCCCTCCCGGATCACTGACCGAAACATCACCGACACCTTCGGCCTCACCGATACGGTTGCCGTCGCCATGATCAGCCGGGACGGCAGCACCGTCTTTACACCGCAGGCCCTGGCCACCCAGAAACAGCTGGCCGAGCGGATCGCCGACCTGGAAAACATCCGCGAGGACCGGGTTAACAGCCTGGCAACCAAATCCTCCATTCGTGGCGACAATGGCGCGGTACTGGTGGACGAGTACATCCCCTATGGCAGCCTGAGCGACGCGGACGCCAGAGATGCCCAGGCCCGCTGGCAAAACATGCCACAGCACCAGGGCACGCTGGTCAATTCAGACGGGACGGCCGCCATCGTAATGGCGGAAATGTTGGATATCTATCAGGCGAAAGCCACCTATGACGCCATCCAGTTCATCATTGGCGATCTTGAGGTACCAGGTTTCGAATTTCATGTGGCCGGCCCCGGCGCTGTCAGTGGCCTGATGAGCGCCTATATTGATCAGGACGCCCGCCGAATGCAGCCGTTCGTGTTCGTGCTGGTGGTCAGCTTCATTTTCATTGCCTTCCGACGCTTTGGTGCCCTGCCCGGCCCGGTGTTTGTCGTATTGGGTGCCACGGGCGGCGCCATGGGGCTCATGGCTTGGTTGGGCGTGCCCTACTATGCAATTACCAATGCCCTGCCGGTGATTATTATCGCCATTGCGGTGGCCGATACCATTCACATTCTGTCCGCCTACTACCAGCGCCAGGCGCGGGCGCCGGAAGCACCCACCCGGGAACTGGTAATCGGTGCCATGGTTGAGATGCTTCGGCCGGTTACGCTGACCACGCTCACCACCATTGCCGGCTTCATCGGCATTGCCGCGGTATCCATCATGCCGCCGATCACTGCCTTTGCCTGGTTTGCCGCGCTGGGCGTGTTCCTGGCCTGGCTGTTTTCGGTCCTCACGCTGCCCAACCTGCTGGTACTGATGAAACCAGCCCCCAGCCCATCATTCAGAAACTGGACACAGAACCGCCCCAGTGGAACCGGTCGGCTGCTGGGCCAGTGCGGCGCCCTCGCAGCAAAGAACCCCGTCGCCGTAATTGGTGTATTCCTGATAATGGCCGTGGTTGCCGTTAATGGCGCCCTGAAAGTTACCTTCGACCGCTCCCAGGTCGACAATTTCAAAGCCGATGCCGACATTCGGATTGCCGATGAGGTAATCAACAACACCTTCGCCGGCACCGCCTTTCTCAACATCATGGTAGAAGCGGATCAGGCAGACGGGCTGATCAACGTTCAAAGAATGCAGAAAATCATCGACCTGCAGCAATTTGCGGAGCGCCAGCCTCACGTTCAGAAAACCGTCGCCATCACCGACTACATCAGCCAGTTGCATAAAGCCATTGAGACCCTGCCCGCCAGCGAGGAGCGCCTGCTGCCGGAAAGCGACAATGCCATTGCCCAGTACCTGCTGATCTATGAAGTGTCCGGCGACCCCACCGAACTGGAAGAAGACATCGACACGCTTTACCAGAAGGCGCTGGTGCGCGTGGCCCTGAACGAACCCCACTTCAGCAAAAACCGCCAGACGGTAGAAGCCATCCAGCAATACATCGACACCCAGTTCAACGAACCCGGCTTCACGGCATCCCTTGGCGGCGATGTGAACACCACCTACCACTGGATGAAAAGCCTGCAGGAAAGTCACCTGACCGGCGTTACGGTTTCACTGTTGCTGGTCTTTCTTGCCGCCACCTTCATGTTCCGCTCTCTAGGCGCTGGTCTTGTATCGGTACTGCCGGTCTGTTTTGCCCTGCTCGTGCTCTACGCCTGCATGGGCTACACCGGCGTGTACCTGGAACCGGCCACCTCCATGTTTGCAGCCATTGCACTGGGCGTGGGGGTGGATTTTGCCATCCATCTTGTCGACAAACTCAAAGAGGCTTTACGCATGCATAACGGAGACATTACGGCCGCCGTCGATCAAGCCCTTCCGCCAGTCGCGCGGGCCTGCTTCTTCAATTCCGCGGCGCTTGGTCTGGGCTTCGCGGTCCTGACACTCAGCGAACTGCCCACGCTGCAGCGCTTTGGCGGGCTGATTGCCGTCGCCACCTTTACCAGCTTCCTGGCCGCCCTGCTGCTGGTCCCGGCCCTGTTTGCCGCCGTCAGCTCGGCCCGTCGCAGCAGTTATGTGGCCGCTGCCACTGCCGCCATTATGGCGGCTGTGATTGGCTTCATAGCTTACCCAAACAATGCCAGTGCCGCAGAGGCCTACGATGGCGCCACCATTGCCCAAAAGGTGGCGGACCGCAAAGAAGGCCCGGCCGCCCGGCGTATTCTCGACATCACCTTGACCGACCGGCGTGACCAGGTGCGGGAACGTCAGGCCCTGGTATTGAAACTGAACCAGGACGAGGCCCGCCTGACCCGCATCACCTATCTGGAGCCGCGCTCGGTGGAAGGCGTGTCGTTCCTCAGCCATGACTTCCACAAAGCCGCCACCGAAGACGACCGCTGGCTGTTCGTGCCGGCCACCCGCCGGGCCCGCAGGCTGCCGGCATCGGCCCGGGGAGATTACTTTCTGGGCACCGATTTCACCTATGAAGATATCCAGTCAGAGCTCAAGTTCAACATGAACGACTACCACTTTGAGTATCAGGGCGTTGAAACCCTGGAAGGCAGGGAACTGCAGGTGATCAGCGGCAAACCCAGGACTGAGGACATCGCCCGCCAGCTCGGTTATGGCGCCTTTAAAGCACGGGTGGATGAAAGCAACTGGATGCCGGTGACGGTGGAATTCAGTGACCCGGATCTGGAAGCACTGAAAACCATCCGGGTTCACCAGGTTGAAACCATCGACGGCATAGTAACCGCCACGCGAATCGAAGCCATCAATCATCAGACCGGTCACA